One genomic window of Quercus lobata isolate SW786 chromosome 9, ValleyOak3.0 Primary Assembly, whole genome shotgun sequence includes the following:
- the LOC115960875 gene encoding DEAD-box ATP-dependent RNA helicase FANCM — protein MTSIIDEDDDGFDWEAAVREIDVACATATANANPNAKPSTSTSGQSSHFAPPETPKFQSCTTSYTNTNNKQGRQSTLDKFVSKSGPPRPPQYHYQAQNFIEIDRDRFDGGDELSCGIDIDAHAAQTWIYPVNIPLRDYQFAITKKALFSNTLVALPTGLGKTLIAAVVMFNYFRWFPDGKIVFAAPSRPLVMQQIEACHNIVGIPQEWTIDMTGQISPTKRAGFWKTKRVFFVTPQVLEKDIQSGTCLVKYLVCLVIDEAHRAMGNYSYCVAVRELMAVPVQLRILALTATPGSKQQTIQQIIDNLYISTLEYRNESDNDVSPYVHNRKIELIQVALGQDAVEVNNKLSEVIRPIVVRLCAVGILNRDYQTLSPCELLNLRDKFRQAPPPNLPHIKYNEVEGYFGVLITLYHIRKLLSSHGIRPAYEMLEEKLKQGFFARFMSKNEDIRKAKLLMQQNLSHGAPSPKLSKMLEVLIDHFKTKDPQSSRVIIFSNFRGSVRDIMEALANIGDLVKATQFIGQSSGKALKGQSQKVQQAVLEKFRAGGYNVIVATSIGEEGLDIMEVDLVICFDANVSPLRMIQRMGRTGRKHDGRVVVLACEGSELKGYMRKQANSKAVRKHMRNGGMHSFNFHSSPRMIPHVYKPEVQFVELSIEQFVPRGKKVKDDHAIQTSVFEEKLTVAETALIAKYYPTGENIWIPSLIAFPHFQTFPSRVHKVMHANRTGMLIDMMQRLQRLSFSGDSEATVVEDEIILGKSLVVDAAEQHDPETKGLLVSVDSPSIKAQREVFEVSPWQILKTKEKHSVPDFCGQDPPLHSYLFGSDYVSVDAFGKVLILSVPLLPYKVVSHAKCTTASSAKLSNYLKQDSCHLRTSTEDNKELTMQATAVGEITSPTRCIKNETLPKSGLCDADVQQEKKLDGIENIPETPILKGNLSNEGDRGGEMPDAMEIKAPLLVDDECGNDFIDVELSPLLTNLIKSGIVPESPINDRGLLNGKKTNEFLVTDFVSPAQLHTTSILKSPSPERNGTVFRRNSSVSPINNVIQTPVSKLNNNVHMRGCTSTAPGIEEAQTPFANLTNTSCSKDWLLSSGEKSESIEQRRKLKRLRKVGDCGKSRNLKSVKENSVPIANLARLFSSPFRNKCVKGKKNPVIGGRAFIEEEAEVSSDADISDDEEDEQDNNSNDSFIDDGINPTAASMQAESCRVDMMAIYRRSLLSQSPMHRQPNCSATLTPDSLASMARISESGSGISSGKTLYSLQTPQTESANGLAGRYSDSSQMCRISSQVVPCTTNVSSIGKQEIESRKRKLSFHLSESVPKINLEPEFMLQSDATGRDSFQHHNQNGDVNEDAFYDDQFYEGLDLDAMEAQATLLFKQKSDLSIKKQEIIPQLHAQNPSLISSPSFDLGI, from the exons ATGACCTCAATCATCGACGAAGACGACGAC ggttttgattggGAAGCAGCCGTTAGAGAAATCGACGTGGCTTGCGCCACCGCCACCGCCAATGCGAACCCGAACGCGAAGCCTTCAACTTCTACTTCTGGGCAATCTTCCCATTTTGCCCCTCCCGAAACTCCCAAATTCCAATCCTGCACTACTTCATacaccaacaccaacaacaAACAAGGTCGGCAATCCACGCTCGACAAGTTCGTATCCAAGTCGGGCCCGCCGAGACCGCCACAGTATCATTATCAAGCTCAGAATTTCATCGAAATCGATCGAGATCGCTTTGACGGTGGCGATGAGCTCAGCTGTGGCATTGACATTGATGCTCACGCAGCTCAAACTTGGATTTACCcag TTAATATTCCTCTTCGTGATTATCAATTTGCTATCACCAAGAAAGCattattttcaaatacattGGTGGCATTGCCAACGGGGCTTGGGAAGACACTTATTGCTGCAGTCGTTATGTTTAACTACTTCAGATGGTTTCCTGATG GAAAAATAGTCTTTGCCGCTCCTTCTCGACCTCTTGTCATGCAACAGATTGAAGCGTGCCATAATATTGTGGGAATTCCTCAA GAATGGACAATTGATATGACGGGTCAGATAAGTCCTACAAAAAGAGCAGGCTTTTGGAAAACAAAAAGAGTTTTCTTTGTTACTCCACAAGTGCTGGAAAAGGATATTCAGTCTG GTACATGCTTGGTGAAATACTTGGTGTGTTTGGTGATTGATGAAGCTCATCGAGCAATGGGAAATTATTCTTATTGTGTTGCAGTTCGTGAG ttaatggCTGTACCAGTGCAACTGAGAATACTAGCTTTGACGGCAACACCAGGAT CAAAGCAGCAGACCATCCAGCAAATTATTGATAACTTATATATCTCAACTCTTGAATATCGTAATGAAAGTGATAATGACGTTAGCCCATATGTGCACAACAGAAAGATAGAGTTGATTCAG GTTGCACTGGGGCAAGATGCAGTAGAAGTTAATAATAAGCTCTCAGAAGTAATACGTCCAATTGTAGTCAGGCTTTGCGCTGTTGGAATTCTCAATAGAGACTATCAAACT TTGAGCCCATGTGAGTTACTTAACCTGAGGGATAAATTTCGTCAGGCACCCCCTCCAAATCTTCCCCATATTAAGTACAATGAAGTGGAAGGATATTTTGGAGTTCTTATTACTCTCTACCATATTCGTAAGCTACTCTCAAGCCATGGGATAAGACCAGCATATGAAATGCTTGAAGAAAAGTTGAAACAGGG GTTTTTTGCAAGGTTTATGAGTAAAAATGAAGATATTCGGAAAGCAAAGCTCTTAATGCAGCAAAATCTGTCTCACGGTGCACCAAGTCCCAAATTGTCCAAAATGTTAGAAGTACTAATTGATCATTTCA AAACAAAGGATCCACAAAGCTCAAGGGTaattattttctcaaattttaggGGAAGTGTCAG GGACATAATGGAAGCACTAGCGAATATTGGGGATTTAGTTAAAGCAACCCAGTTTATTGGCCAAAGCTCAG GAAAAGCATTGAAAGGCCAGTCACAAAAAGTTCAACAAGCTGTTTTGGAG AAATTTCGGGCTGGTGGATACAATGTCATTGTAGCCACATCAATCGGTGAAGAAGGATTGGATATCATGGAAGTTGATCTTGTAATATGTTTTGATGCTAATGTCTCACCATTGAGAATGATTCAGCGCATGGGGAGAACTGGAAGAAAGCATGATGGACGAGTTG TAGTTTTAGCTTGTGAAGGGTCAGAATTGAAGGGTTACATGCGAAAGCAGGCAAACAGCAAGGCTGTTAGAAAGCACATGCGAAATGGGGGGATGCACAGCTTCAACTTTCATTCTAGTCCTAGGATG ATTCCCCATGTTTACAAACCCGAAGTCCAATTTGTTGAGCTGTCAATTGAACAATTTGTTCCTCGTggaaagaaagtgaaagatgATCATGCCATTCAGACATCTGTGTTTGAAGAAAAACTAACTGTTGCTGAAACTGCTTTAATTGCCAAGTATTACCCTACCGGTGAAAATATATGGATACCATCTCTTATTGCTTTTCCTCACTTCCAGACATTTCCTTCCAGAGTGCATAAAGTAATGCATGCGAATAGAACTGGGATGCTGATTGACATGATGCAACGTTTGCAAAGACTATCATTTTCTGGAGATAGTGAAGCCACTGTTGTTGAG GATGAAATCATTCTTGGAAAGAGCTTGGTAGTTGATGCAGCTGAACAACACGACCCTGAAACAAAAG GTTTGCTGGTTTCTGTTGATTCTCCAAGCATAAAGGCTCAAAGAGAAGTATTTGAAGTATCACCTTGGCAGATCTTAAAAACGAAAGAGAAACACAGTGTGCCTGATTTTTGTGGCCAAGATCCTCCTTTGCACTCATACCTCTTTGGTTCAGATTATGTATCTGTTGATGCTTTTGGAaaggttttaattttatctGTCCCATTGCTTCCTTATAAAGTAGTGTCACATGCTAAGTGTACAACTGCAAGCAGTGCAAAGTTGTCAAATTATTTAAAGCAAGATTCTTGCCATTTGAGAACTTCAACTGAAGACAACAAGGAACTGACTATGCAAGCTACTGCTGTTGGAGAAATAACTTCTCCGACAAGATGCATAAAGAATGAGACTCTGCCAAAATCTGGATTATGTGACGCTGATGTCCAGCAAGAAAAGAAGTTGGATGGGATTGAGAATATTCCTGAAACACCAATTTTGAAGGGAAATCTGTCAAATGAAGGAGATAGGGGTGGTGAGATGCCTGATGCTATGGAAATCAAGGCACCCTTGCTTGTGGATGATGAATGCGGTAATGATTTCATAGATGTAGAGCTTAGTCCGCTACTAACAAATTTGATCAAAAGCGGTATTGTTCCAGAGTCCCCAATCAACGATAGAG GCTTATTGAATGGTAAAAAGACAAATGAGTTTCTTGTTACAGACTTTGTTTCTCCTGCCCAGTTGCATACCACATCGATATTGAAGTCTCCAAGTCCAGAAAGAAATGGAACGGTTTTTAGAAGAAATAGCTCTGTTTCTCCCATTAATAATGTGATTCAAACTCCTGTATCTAAGTTGAACAATAATGTCCATATGAGAGGATGTACATCCACTGCTCCAGGCATTGAGGAAGCCCAAACTCCCTTTGCAAACTTGACAAACACTAGCTGTAGCAAAGATTGGCTTTTAAGTTCTGGAGAAAAGTCGGAAAGTATTGAACAGAGGCGCAAGCTTAAAAGGTTGCGTAAGGTTGGAGACTGTGGTAAAAGTAGGAATCTGAAAAGCGTCAAAGAAAATAGTGTTCCAATAGCAAACCTTGCCAGATTATTTTCTAGTCCTTTCCGAAATAAGTGTGTCAAAG GTAAAAAGAATCCAGTTATTGGCGGCAGAGCCTTCATTGAGGAGGAAGCTGA GGTGTCTTCAGATGCTGATATATCtgatgatgaggaagatgagCAGGACAACAATTCAAATGATAGTTTTATAGATGATGGGATCAATCCAACAGCAGCAAGTATGCAAGCTGAAAGTTGCAGAGTTGACATGATGGCAATCTacag GCGCTCTTTGCTCAGCCAGTCACCAATGCACAGGCAGCCTAATTGTTCTGCCACTTTAACTCCTGATTCTTTGGCTTCAATGGCCAGGATAAGTGAAAGTGGAAGTGGAATTTCCTCAGGCAAAACCTTGTACTCTCTCCAGACTCCTCAAACTGAATCTGCAAATGGGTTAGCTGGTAGATATTCAGATTCTTCCCAAATGTGCAGGATCTCCTCACAAGTTGTGCCTTGTACAACCAATGTTTCCTCAATAGGAAAACAGGAGATTGAAAGTCGAAAAAGGAAATTGAGTTTTCATCTATCTGAATCTGTTCCTAAAATTAATCTAGAGCCAGAATTCATGCTCCAATCAGATGCTACTGGAAGAGATTCATTTCAGCATCACAACCAAAATGGGGATGTGAATGAGGATGCATTTTATGATGATCAGTTTTATGAAGGTCTAGACCTTGATGCAATGGAGGCACAGGCTACTTTGCTTTTCAAACAGAAATCTGATTTGTCAATAAAAAAGCAAGAGATAATTCCTCAATTACACGCACAGAATCCTAGTCTCATCAGTTCTCCATCATTTGATCTTGGGATATGA
- the LOC115960143 gene encoding uncharacterized protein LOC115960143 — protein sequence MQKLCLPLKNPRNSNSLFFSLPLKNPTKTLLSHSFKTLISMPANIFPNPTSPSSSLSTKPFTTSTSSTLSSRFFVSVKPRNCCLCRCGIDKRRPFRAWVVLKDGLTGSRVAWTHTSSDGSVSVSAENGSEGLESVDGDEGEKGLEEKPGRVSGGGGGGSRRQRSSSGGVVVGNPDLLAIPGVGPRNLRKLVEKGIGGVAELKQLYKDKFFGQSSQKMVEYLQSSVGIIHKNHAESITTYIKDSVDEELKEDSSNSDLKTAQKKRLTFCVEGNISVGKTTFLQRIANETLELRDLVEIVPEPIDKWQDIGPDHFNILDAFYAEPERYAYTFQNYVFVTRVMQERESSGGIKPLRLMERSVFSDRMVFVRAVHEANWMNEMEISIYDSWFDPVVSCLPGLIPDGFIYLRASPDTCHKRMKLRKREEEGGVSLKYLHDLHEKHESWLFPFQSGNHGVLSVSKLPFHMDSSLHPDIRDRVFYLEGNHMHSSIQKVPALVLDCEPNIDFSKDIEAKRQYARQVAEFFEFVKKKNEVPSTKAGEGATSGQPQVLMPHNSGLWVPDGKNFPESALKSLDFRRAMSFMSGQ from the exons atgcaGAAGCTTTGTTTACCTCTCAAAAACCCTAGGAACAGTAACAGCTTGttcttttctctccctctcaaaaaCCCCACAAAAACCCTTCTTTCCCATAGCTTCAAAACTCTTATTTCAATGCCCGCTAACATTTTCCCCAACCCcacttctccttcttcttctctttccaCAAAACCCTTTACTACTAGCACTTCTAGTACTCTATCCTCTCGCTTCTTTGTCTCTGTAAAGCCTAGAAATTGCTGTTTATGCCGCTGTGGAATCGATAAAAGACGACCCTTTAGAGCCTGGGTTGTGTTGAAGGATGGCTTGACAGGGTCCAGGGTGGCGTGGACTCACACGAGCTCTGATGGGTCGGTGTCAGTTTCAGCTGAAAATGGTTCGGAGGGTTTGGAGAGTGTTGATGGAGACGAAGGCGAAAAGGGGTTGGAGGAAAAGCCAGGGAGAgtgagtggtggtggtggtggtgggagtAGGAGGCAGAGGAGTTCAAGTGGTGGTGTGGTTGTGGGGAACCCGGATTTGCTGGCGATTCCCGGGGTGGGGCCGAGGAATTTGAGGAAGCTGGTAGAGAAGGGGATTGGGGGAGTGGCTGAGCTGAAGCAATTGTACAAAGATAAG TTCTTTGGCCAATCTAGTCAGAAGATGGTTGAGTATCTACAGAGTTCTGTAGGAATCATACACAAAAACCATGCTGAGAGTATAACTACGTACATCAAAGATAGTGTTGATGAAGAATTGAAGGAGGACAGTTCAAACTCGGATTTAAAGACGGCCCAGAAGAAACGACTTACTTTCTGTGTTGAGGGAAATATCAGTGTTGGGAAGACAACTTTCCTTCAGAGAATAGCTAATGAAACACTTGAGCTACGTGATCTTGTTGAGATTGTTCCAGAGCCTATTGACAAGTGGCAGGATATTGGACCTGACCACTTTAATATATTGGATGCCTTTTATGCGGAGCCTGAGAGGTATGCCTATACCTTCCAGAATTATGTTTTTGTCACAAGGGTTATGCAAGAGAGAGAGTCATCTGGTGGTATCAAGCCCCTCAGATTGATGGAAAGGAGTGTTTTCAGTGACAGGATG GTGTTTGTACGAGCTGTCCATGAGGCTAATTGGATGAATGAGATGGAGATCAGCATTTATGACTCATGGTTTGATCCAGTTGTATCATGCTTACCTGGGCTTATTCCCGATGGTTTTATATATCTTCGAGCAAGTCCTGATACTTGCCACAAGAGAATGAAGCTACGTAAAAGAGAAGAGGAGGGTGGAGTCTCCCTAAAGTATCTCCATGACCTGCATGAAAAGCATGAGAGCTGGCTTTTCCCCTTCCAAAGTGGAAATCATGGTGTATTATCTGTCAGTAAGCTACCCTTTCATATGGATAGCTCATTACATCCTGATATAAGGGACCGTGTGTTCTATTTGGAGGGTAATCATATGCATTCAAGTATCCAGAAG GTTCCTGCTTTGGTTCTTGACTGTGAACCCAACATTGATTTCAGCAAAGACATTGAAGCAAAGAGGCA GTATGCACGCCAGGTTGCGGAGTTCTTtgaatttgtgaagaaaaagaacgaAGTTCCATCTACGAAAGCTGGTGAAGGTGCAACTAGTGGCCAGCCACAGGTGCTTATGCCACATAACAGTGGACTATGGGTACCTGATGGGAAGAATTTTCCAGAGTCAGCCCTCAAGTCTTTGGATTTCAGACGAGCCATGTCGTTCATGTCAGGCCAGTAA